The sequence GTCGTGCTCGCGTTTCTCGAATTGATGGAGCCGTCGCTCGTCGCCGCGACGGCCGAGCTCGCCGCGCAAGGCTGCGGCGCGATCACCGTGATCCCGGTGTTCTTCGGCCAGGGCGGCCACGTTCGCCGCGATCTGCCGCAACTGATCGACGCGTGCCGCGCCGCGCATCCGGCAATCGACATTCGCTGCGCGACGGCGGTCGGCGAGGACGATGCGGTGCTCGATGCGATCGTCGGATATTGCCTGCAGCAAAGCGCCGACCGCGCGCCCTGACCGCCTTTCCCGTTCAGACGCGGCGACCGACGCCACGGTGGCGGCAATGCGCCGGCCAACCTGATCACCGAGCCGCCGCATGGCGGATACCCGCAACGCCGCTTGACAGCGGGCAAGCCGCTCAAGCTCCGTTCG comes from Burkholderia savannae and encodes:
- a CDS encoding sirohydrochlorin chelatase; protein product: MNKHGIVLFGHGARDARWAEPFERLAAKLRAARGADAPVVLAFLELMEPSLVAATAELAAQGCGAITVIPVFFGQGGHVRRDLPQLIDACRAAHPAIDIRCATAVGEDDAVLDAIVGYCLQQSADRAP